The following are encoded together in the Acidobacteriota bacterium genome:
- a CDS encoding Gldg family protein — protein MTDEPRTKQSRVLTLALIGLMTALSIHVANEWFEGLRVDLTGDDLYSLTDGSHVILDRMQEEGIKPLDIRLYFSETTGKTLPKFVKDFIGYERYLRSLLGEYERAAAGKIQVEWIDPIPDSDAADQAAEDGLDGKLINQNGDLFYFGLAFETQTGSRETIEFLWPQEQGNIEYEISKKIHGLLWPTRQRVGVLSSLEVFGGAQDPMMAQMLAAQGRTPSQKWILVQVLEDLYDVSQVPADVDEIPREDYDLLVVLHPKALPDKTVFAIDQWVAGGGNTLVFVDPYALGDTPPQNPQQPWAALQYQPASNLAPLLDAWGLELLDNEFAADFELAARRPMSQFGASESVIIDLVVDSSRHDDVLDGESPMLRGLSELRFFLSGVLRESESREEAVAEAGAAEEEEDAADVAEQAGGVERRPLISTTAAGNTLEVLPGFGGGDALAYTDLNDGAKLRDAFMPGEEPLVLAYVVRGKLPTAFPEGVDYPDREAVRPPNLPPEIEVPPPDDVEIIHRDPLPDEERAEAAVVVFADVDFVHDQIAFLQNPFGIVQAQNDNHKVVLNSIDYLLGSQDLMAVRAKSGMSRPFLRFDEIEAQAELDTLDRERQIREEIESFQEELREKQGEITQRNAALFERQLQDEVDELNERILEANRELRDIRKGRREALEREESAVRFAVIGWMPIVVLLVGLYRARRR, from the coding sequence ATGACTGACGAACCGAGGACGAAGCAGAGCCGCGTGCTGACGCTGGCACTGATCGGCCTGATGACCGCGCTGTCGATCCACGTCGCGAACGAGTGGTTCGAGGGCCTCCGCGTCGACCTGACCGGCGACGACCTCTACTCCCTGACGGACGGATCCCACGTCATCCTCGATCGGATGCAGGAGGAGGGGATCAAGCCGCTCGACATCCGGCTCTACTTCTCCGAGACGACGGGCAAGACGCTGCCCAAGTTCGTCAAGGACTTCATCGGATACGAGCGCTACCTCCGCAGCCTGCTCGGCGAGTACGAGCGGGCTGCTGCGGGGAAGATCCAGGTCGAGTGGATCGACCCGATTCCGGACAGCGACGCCGCCGACCAGGCCGCCGAGGACGGCCTCGACGGCAAGCTGATCAACCAGAACGGCGACCTCTTCTACTTCGGCCTCGCCTTCGAGACCCAGACCGGCAGCCGGGAGACCATCGAGTTCCTGTGGCCTCAGGAGCAGGGGAACATCGAGTACGAGATTTCGAAGAAGATCCACGGCCTGCTCTGGCCGACACGCCAGCGGGTGGGGGTCCTGTCGAGTCTCGAGGTGTTCGGCGGCGCCCAGGATCCGATGATGGCGCAGATGCTGGCCGCCCAGGGACGGACGCCTTCCCAGAAGTGGATTCTCGTCCAGGTCCTCGAGGATCTCTACGACGTCTCGCAGGTCCCTGCCGACGTCGACGAGATCCCGCGCGAGGACTACGACCTCCTGGTCGTGCTTCATCCGAAGGCGCTGCCGGACAAGACCGTCTTCGCGATCGACCAGTGGGTGGCCGGGGGCGGCAACACGCTGGTCTTCGTCGATCCCTACGCGTTGGGCGACACGCCGCCGCAGAACCCGCAGCAACCCTGGGCGGCGCTCCAGTACCAGCCGGCCTCGAACCTGGCGCCGTTGCTCGACGCCTGGGGCCTGGAGCTCCTGGACAACGAGTTCGCGGCCGACTTCGAACTGGCGGCGCGCCGGCCGATGAGCCAGTTCGGCGCGTCGGAGTCGGTGATCATCGACCTGGTGGTCGACTCGAGCCGGCACGACGATGTGCTGGATGGGGAGAGCCCGATGCTGAGGGGCCTGTCCGAGCTGCGTTTCTTCCTTTCCGGAGTGCTGCGCGAGAGCGAGAGTCGCGAAGAGGCAGTCGCGGAGGCCGGCGCCGCCGAGGAAGAAGAGGACGCGGCGGATGTCGCCGAGCAGGCCGGGGGCGTCGAGCGCCGTCCGCTGATCTCGACCACGGCCGCCGGCAACACCCTCGAGGTGCTGCCCGGCTTCGGCGGCGGCGATGCCCTCGCGTACACCGACCTGAACGACGGCGCCAAGCTTCGCGACGCCTTCATGCCGGGGGAGGAGCCCCTGGTCCTCGCCTACGTGGTTCGCGGCAAGCTGCCGACTGCCTTCCCGGAGGGCGTGGACTACCCGGACAGGGAGGCGGTGCGGCCGCCGAACCTGCCGCCGGAGATCGAGGTTCCGCCGCCCGACGACGTGGAGATCATTCACCGCGATCCGCTGCCCGACGAGGAGCGTGCAGAGGCGGCGGTGGTCGTGTTCGCGGACGTGGACTTCGTCCACGACCAGATCGCCTTCCTGCAGAACCCGTTCGGCATCGTCCAGGCCCAGAACGACAACCACAAGGTCGTCCTGAACAGCATCGACTACCTGCTTGGCTCCCAGGACCTGATGGCGGTCCGGGCCAAGAGCGGAATGAGTCGGCCCTTCCTCCGTTTCGACGAGATCGAAGCCCAGGCGGAACTCGACACGCTCGACCGCGAACGGCAGATCCGCGAGGAAATCGAGAGCTTCCAGGAGGAGCTGCGGGAGAAGCAGGGCGAGATCACTCAACGGAACGCGGCACTGTTCGAACGGCAGTTGCAGGACGAGGTCGACGAGTTGAACGAGCGGATCCTGGAGGCGAACCGCGAACTCCGGGACATCCGCAAGGGCCGTCGCGAGGCTCTGGAGCGCGAAGAGTCGGCGGTGCGCTTCGCCGTCATCGGCTGGATGCCGATCGTCGTGCTGCTGGTCGGCCTGTACCGGGCCCGAAGGCGTTAG
- a CDS encoding TlpA disulfide reductase family protein encodes MQRTDVLRLALVATLGVASATPAASALEGGETPASVESSAPGELRGVRLADLWSDLEARDIDGRAWTGADFEDRVVLVEFWGTWCAPCLADFPHIERARAAYADRGLVILSVSLDRSSRRRLRSFGRRQGITWPVLFDGLGAAGAVARRFQVEYPPRSLLFDREGRLVALDPRGEMLGAALRVLFAAE; translated from the coding sequence GTGCAACGGACCGACGTTCTCCGACTGGCGCTTGTCGCAACGCTGGGTGTCGCATCGGCGACGCCGGCGGCGTCTGCCCTGGAGGGTGGAGAGACTCCGGCGAGCGTCGAGTCGTCGGCGCCAGGGGAACTGCGCGGAGTTCGGCTTGCCGACCTCTGGTCGGACCTGGAGGCGCGCGACATCGACGGCCGGGCATGGACAGGTGCCGACTTCGAGGATCGTGTCGTCCTGGTCGAGTTCTGGGGCACGTGGTGCGCTCCCTGCCTCGCCGACTTTCCGCACATCGAGCGTGCCCGGGCGGCATACGCCGACCGGGGACTCGTCATTCTGTCCGTCTCGCTGGACCGCTCCTCGCGCCGCAGGCTGCGGAGTTTCGGCCGGCGGCAGGGCATCACCTGGCCCGTCCTCTTCGACGGGCTCGGCGCGGCCGGCGCCGTAGCCAGGCGCTTCCAGGTGGAGTATCCGCCGCGCTCCCTGCTGTTCGACCGGGAGGGTCGGCTGGTCGCGCTCGATCCTCGTGGAGAGATGCTCGGCGCGGCGCTGAGGGTCCTTTTCGCCGCGGAGTGA
- a CDS encoding DUF4340 domain-containing protein: MNQMNQRLAAAAAVLLALSVFSYWNSVSRAERFETGQRFLPNLNPDEIAQVEVIQGGEQVTLTRDGDRYVVEEVHDYQARNEGVNRLVRNLLDIELAKDVGSGESLAAELGIEPPGEDTVEVALRNAAGSDMVRLRVGDRFADGSGNYVRRLDGEDDPIYLTAATVLIDSTADQFLQKEIVDVASGDVVRIEGPDFTFSKDGEEGADLALQRVPSGRREKTSEVGRVKNFLSRLRFSEVHLADDEEVTDLSFDGEFRYELADGSGYAVAVAAREDDRYIRIGGYHTVQQVEIERDTPEEELQEKADILNRAEEMQEFNDYHGSWVYKLDSFTGEKLDLRRADLIEDIGGDEES, encoded by the coding sequence ATGAACCAGATGAACCAGCGACTGGCGGCGGCCGCCGCGGTGCTGCTCGCCCTTTCCGTCTTCAGCTACTGGAACAGCGTGTCGCGCGCGGAGCGCTTCGAGACCGGCCAGAGGTTCCTGCCCAACCTGAACCCGGACGAGATCGCGCAGGTAGAGGTGATCCAGGGCGGTGAGCAGGTGACGCTGACGCGTGACGGCGACCGCTACGTCGTCGAGGAGGTCCACGACTACCAGGCCAGGAACGAAGGAGTGAACCGGCTGGTGCGCAACCTGCTCGACATCGAGCTGGCCAAGGATGTCGGCTCCGGCGAGAGTCTGGCCGCGGAGCTCGGGATCGAACCACCCGGTGAGGACACCGTCGAGGTGGCGCTCAGGAACGCGGCCGGCAGCGACATGGTCCGGCTACGGGTCGGCGACCGCTTCGCCGATGGCAGTGGCAACTACGTGCGGCGCCTCGACGGCGAGGACGACCCGATCTATCTGACCGCAGCGACCGTGCTGATCGACAGCACCGCGGATCAGTTCCTGCAGAAGGAGATCGTCGATGTCGCCTCAGGCGACGTGGTGCGCATCGAGGGTCCCGACTTCACGTTCAGCAAGGACGGCGAAGAGGGCGCGGATCTCGCACTCCAGCGGGTGCCGTCCGGGCGGCGTGAGAAGACGAGCGAGGTCGGCCGGGTCAAGAACTTCCTGTCCCGCCTTCGGTTCTCCGAGGTCCATCTGGCCGACGACGAGGAAGTGACCGATCTCTCCTTCGATGGCGAGTTCCGCTACGAGCTGGCGGATGGCTCCGGCTACGCCGTCGCGGTCGCCGCGCGCGAGGACGACCGCTACATCCGCATCGGCGGCTACCACACGGTGCAACAGGTGGAGATCGAGCGGGACACGCCGGAGGAGGAGCTCCAGGAGAAGGCGGACATCCTGAACCGGGCGGAGGAGATGCAGGAGTTCAACGACTACCACGGCTCCTGGGTCTACAAGCTGGACAGCTTCACCGGCGAGAAGCTCGACCTGCGCCGCGCCGACCTGATCGAGGACATCGGAGGCGACGAGGAGAGCTGA
- a CDS encoding TonB-dependent receptor translates to MERLRMSELVPSGAAVVAAGALALLATGQVMATVCPTDSGVHGTVKSLQGQPVAGAAVTLTSSSATAVTSVDGRFCLHPVTAGEHRLVVYAEGYGLAEQGFLIEDREPVQLDVQLRPSFGAEVVISATRTEKRLADVPLHMQTVPRSRIESAAARTLADAVEWTRGVRVESTCQTCNASQVRLLGLEGPYSQLLVDGQPALSSLAMVYGIEQLPARLIDSIEVVKGGGSPAYGAGAVAGVINLIPHHPDHTHVEADARSERMGGAAGTAETPSYSLVADWIPSEGTPSSGRAATFHGQVDRVAPVDVDGDGFSEVSIRDLDAAGARYHEFFLDGSARLAAEVSYMSEFRRGGDRFHLPPEQAEVAEQLDSNRSGGAVSWLHTVSPLWDWRATVSHAATGRASYYGAGGDPGAFGATRNPLWVFDSHVNRGGDRGTVSFGVQAGHDLIDDRQPAYGRLIRETYRSVSGFVQDDRRIGDHVTLLYGLRADRHSAVDGSIVSPRAALMWTPRSDLTLRVSHSAGFLPPAVFDEELHIALLGGRAMVVRDDTGLREETSASRMASLEWRPTVGRRMSMAFDATVYDTRIDDLFHRLEADDPATPELEFLRANFGRARVRGVEVGWGLRRGGLTVDAGYAWQRAELGEAEPDFGSMTMFRTPEEYGTASVQWPLPRELTLFAGLRYTGSMLAPHYAGYIAEDRLEVTASFLTWDLGLSRRFALGGERRLTATVALKNLTDEYQRDLDRGPFRDAGYVYGPRFPRSLVVGLKAVL, encoded by the coding sequence ATGGAAAGGCTGCGGATGTCCGAGCTTGTGCCGAGCGGCGCTGCCGTCGTTGCGGCCGGAGCGCTGGCGCTTCTGGCAACCGGGCAGGTGATGGCGACGGTGTGTCCGACCGACAGCGGAGTTCACGGCACGGTGAAGTCGCTCCAGGGCCAGCCGGTAGCCGGCGCCGCGGTGACCTTGACCTCGTCGTCCGCTACGGCGGTGACGTCGGTGGACGGTCGGTTCTGCCTCCACCCGGTGACCGCGGGCGAACACCGCCTGGTGGTCTACGCGGAGGGTTACGGCCTCGCAGAGCAGGGATTCCTGATCGAGGACCGGGAACCGGTTCAGCTCGACGTGCAGCTTCGCCCTTCCTTCGGCGCGGAGGTCGTGATCAGCGCGACGCGGACGGAGAAGCGGTTGGCGGACGTGCCGCTCCACATGCAGACGGTGCCGCGCTCCCGGATCGAGAGCGCGGCCGCCCGGACCCTGGCCGACGCGGTCGAGTGGACGCGCGGCGTGCGCGTGGAGTCGACTTGCCAGACCTGCAACGCCTCGCAGGTCCGGCTGCTGGGGCTCGAGGGACCGTATTCGCAGCTCCTGGTCGACGGACAGCCGGCGCTGTCTTCGCTGGCGATGGTCTACGGCATCGAGCAGTTGCCGGCGCGCCTGATCGACAGTATCGAGGTGGTCAAGGGAGGTGGCTCTCCGGCCTATGGCGCGGGCGCCGTCGCGGGCGTGATCAACCTGATTCCACACCATCCGGACCACACCCACGTCGAGGCGGACGCCCGTTCGGAGAGGATGGGCGGCGCCGCCGGTACCGCCGAGACGCCGTCGTACAGCCTGGTCGCGGACTGGATTCCGAGCGAAGGGACTCCGAGTTCAGGGCGTGCCGCGACGTTTCATGGCCAGGTCGACCGGGTGGCGCCGGTCGACGTGGACGGCGACGGCTTCAGCGAGGTGTCGATCCGCGATCTCGACGCCGCCGGTGCGCGCTACCACGAGTTCTTCCTGGACGGCTCGGCGCGGCTCGCGGCCGAGGTCAGCTACATGTCCGAGTTCCGTCGCGGCGGCGACCGGTTTCACCTGCCGCCCGAGCAGGCCGAGGTCGCCGAGCAGTTGGACTCGAACCGGAGCGGCGGCGCTGTCTCCTGGCTGCACACCGTCTCGCCGCTTTGGGACTGGCGCGCTACGGTGTCGCATGCCGCCACCGGTCGGGCCAGCTACTACGGCGCGGGCGGTGATCCCGGCGCGTTCGGCGCGACCCGCAATCCGCTGTGGGTGTTCGACTCCCACGTCAACCGCGGCGGCGACCGGGGAACCGTCAGCTTCGGCGTCCAGGCCGGGCACGACCTGATCGACGACCGGCAACCGGCCTATGGGCGTCTGATCCGGGAGACCTACCGGAGTGTCTCGGGCTTCGTTCAGGACGACCGCCGGATCGGCGATCACGTGACCTTGCTGTACGGGCTGCGGGCGGACCGGCACAGCGCGGTCGACGGGTCGATCGTCTCGCCGCGGGCGGCACTGATGTGGACGCCCCGAAGCGACCTGACCCTGCGCGTCTCCCACAGCGCCGGCTTCCTTCCGCCCGCGGTGTTCGACGAGGAGCTTCACATCGCTCTCCTGGGCGGCAGGGCGATGGTCGTGCGCGACGACACCGGCCTGCGCGAGGAGACGTCGGCTTCGCGCATGGCGAGCCTGGAGTGGCGGCCGACCGTGGGCCGGCGCATGTCGATGGCGTTCGACGCGACCGTCTACGACACCAGGATCGACGACCTGTTTCACCGCCTGGAGGCCGACGATCCAGCGACCCCGGAACTCGAGTTCCTGCGCGCGAACTTCGGCCGCGCGCGGGTGCGGGGCGTAGAGGTCGGCTGGGGGCTTCGTCGCGGCGGCCTGACAGTCGACGCGGGCTACGCCTGGCAGAGGGCGGAGTTGGGCGAAGCGGAGCCGGACTTCGGCAGCATGACGATGTTCCGGACCCCCGAGGAGTACGGCACGGCGAGCGTCCAGTGGCCGTTGCCACGCGAACTCACGCTCTTCGCCGGGCTCCGGTACACCGGTTCGATGCTGGCGCCTCACTACGCGGGCTACATCGCCGAGGACCGGCTGGAAGTCACCGCGAGCTTCCTGACCTGGGACCTCGGCCTGTCCCGCCGGTTCGCACTCGGCGGCGAGCGCCGGCTCACGGCCACCGTTGCGCTCAAGAACCTGACCGACGAGTACCAGCGCGACCTGGACCGCGGGCCGTTCAGGGATGCGGGTTACGTCTACGGACCCCGGTTCCCGCGGAGCCTCGTCGTCGGCCTGAAGGCGGTTCTGTAG
- a CDS encoding ABC transporter permease, whose amino-acid sequence MSGLARRFTGMRAVLRREFHGYFASPLGYIFIVIFLIASGYLMVSRDFGRFLELREANLDALFSYLPWIFVVLVPAVAMRLWAEERRSGTVELLLTLPITLEGSYLGKFLAGWAFLAVSVFLTWPAVFQVARLGDPDWGAIFASYVATLLAAAVLLAIGLLFSALSKNQVVAFILAVAASVGFLLIGVPQTQEFVGKWFGGYVERVVSSLSLLDHFETLTRGLLQLNSLLFFVLFTVGWLVCGMLVLGQTKTN is encoded by the coding sequence ATGAGCGGTCTGGCACGCCGGTTCACCGGCATGAGAGCGGTGCTGCGCCGGGAGTTCCACGGCTACTTCGCCTCGCCGCTGGGCTACATCTTCATCGTCATCTTCCTGATCGCCAGCGGCTACTTGATGGTGTCGCGCGACTTCGGCCGTTTTCTGGAACTCCGCGAGGCGAATCTCGACGCATTGTTCAGCTACCTGCCGTGGATCTTCGTCGTGCTGGTGCCGGCGGTGGCGATGCGGCTCTGGGCCGAGGAACGCCGGTCCGGCACCGTCGAGCTGCTGCTTACCCTGCCGATCACCCTCGAGGGTTCCTATCTCGGGAAGTTCCTGGCCGGCTGGGCCTTCCTCGCCGTCTCCGTGTTCCTGACCTGGCCGGCGGTGTTCCAGGTGGCCCGCCTCGGCGACCCGGACTGGGGCGCGATCTTCGCGAGCTACGTCGCGACGCTGCTGGCGGCGGCGGTGCTGCTGGCGATCGGCCTTCTGTTCTCGGCGCTGTCGAAGAACCAGGTGGTGGCATTCATCCTGGCCGTGGCGGCGTCGGTCGGCTTCCTACTGATCGGCGTGCCGCAGACACAGGAGTTCGTGGGCAAGTGGTTCGGCGGCTACGTCGAGCGGGTCGTCTCGTCGCTGAGCCTGCTCGATCACTTCGAGACGCTGACCCGGGGTCTGTTGCAGTTGAACTCGTTGCTGTTCTTCGTGTTGTTTACCGTCGGCTGGCTGGTCTGCGGCATGTTGGTGCTCGGCCAGACGAAGACGAACTGA
- a CDS encoding ABC transporter ATP-binding protein — translation MTETDHPDSVPSAVAAETEAALPEADAPGEVLISVADLTKHYGAIRAVDGISFQVRRGDVLGFLGPNGAGKTTAMKMITGFLEPDRGSVAVAGIDVAADRLAVSRRIGYLPEDAPAYGEMTVEAFLRFIAEARELEAADEAIDRVLETAHLRSVRGQTIETLSKGYKRRVGLAQALIHDPDVLILDEPTDGLDPNQKAVVQDLISSLSANRCIVLSTHILDEAERVCNRAVILSEGRILVDSTPDALVAQAPGHNAVRFRVTEGDAADVAAILSAADWCAGARVLPGGEVEAEPRDGQNRLNDLLAAVGEHRVADVRVREGRLDELFRDVTRGVAA, via the coding sequence GTGACCGAAACCGACCACCCCGACTCCGTCCCGTCCGCGGTAGCGGCGGAGACCGAGGCCGCATTGCCCGAGGCCGACGCGCCTGGCGAGGTCCTGATCTCCGTCGCCGACCTGACCAAGCACTATGGTGCGATCCGCGCCGTCGACGGCATCAGCTTCCAGGTGCGCCGCGGCGACGTGCTCGGCTTCCTGGGGCCGAACGGCGCCGGCAAGACGACGGCGATGAAGATGATCACCGGTTTCCTGGAGCCGGACCGGGGTTCGGTCGCGGTCGCCGGCATCGACGTCGCCGCCGACCGCCTGGCCGTCAGCCGGCGGATCGGGTACCTGCCGGAGGACGCCCCCGCTTACGGCGAGATGACGGTCGAGGCGTTCCTGCGGTTCATCGCCGAGGCCCGGGAGCTGGAGGCGGCGGATGAGGCGATCGACAGGGTGCTCGAGACGGCCCACCTGCGGAGCGTGCGCGGCCAGACGATCGAGACCCTGTCGAAGGGATACAAGCGCCGCGTCGGTCTGGCGCAGGCGCTGATCCACGATCCGGACGTGCTGATCCTGGACGAACCGACGGACGGCCTCGACCCGAACCAGAAGGCGGTGGTCCAGGACCTGATCTCCAGCCTTTCCGCGAATCGCTGCATCGTCCTCTCGACCCACATCCTCGACGAGGCCGAGCGAGTGTGCAACCGCGCGGTCATCCTCTCGGAAGGGCGCATCCTGGTCGATTCGACGCCGGACGCCCTGGTCGCCCAGGCACCGGGCCACAACGCCGTCCGTTTCCGGGTGACCGAGGGCGACGCCGCCGACGTGGCGGCGATCCTGTCCGCCGCCGACTGGTGCGCCGGCGCCCGCGTGTTGCCCGGTGGCGAAGTCGAGGCGGAGCCCAGGGACGGTCAGAACCGGCTGAACGACTTGCTGGCGGCGGTCGGCGAGCACCGGGTCGCCGATGTCAGGGTGCGTGAAGGCCGGCTCGACGAGCTGTTTCGCGACGTGACCAGGGGAGTGGCGGCATGA
- a CDS encoding tetratricopeptide repeat protein, translating into MSGLGRASILPCSLVAALLVGAAVPVTPGWIVPGEGESAARDPVESLAQARAAVERAPSEFGPVLALARALLTLGRADDALAAFSRARELEPDGLAAAGSGAARDVASAYLAPALLLRDLDRTGEAIRLLEQGAARGLGSADIYEQLALLRLADGQAGEALAAASAAAAENVTSPGLDLARGLALARDPSRRVEALGYLQRALDVGVGEAVVVRLEAADLLVAEARYPEALEHLRVAAELAPEEPEVVYRLGRTLAAAGDRQAAQAALDRYRSLEEAGERAAESERLASTGTVSALSEAQRLAAAGDLETALERLAGVPGRLDDPRAADVHSLRAKVLFSLGRAADAAASAREARRLEPNRVEHHYLEGMFLHTSGRAEGAASALQRALALDPDLGEAHALLGMIAAEAGLHAEAAERMERALDLGLDDNPPLRFNYARVLEALGRSEEASAQMEVYERLRADGPP; encoded by the coding sequence GTGTCTGGCCTCGGCCGCGCGTCGATCCTGCCGTGCAGCCTCGTGGCCGCCCTCCTGGTGGGCGCGGCCGTGCCGGTCACACCTGGCTGGATCGTTCCCGGCGAGGGTGAATCCGCAGCGCGCGACCCGGTCGAGTCCCTGGCGCAGGCCCGTGCGGCGGTGGAGCGCGCGCCTTCGGAGTTCGGGCCTGTCCTGGCGCTGGCCCGGGCTTTGCTGACGCTTGGCCGCGCGGACGATGCCCTGGCGGCGTTCTCCCGGGCGCGAGAGCTTGAGCCGGATGGTCTGGCAGCCGCCGGTAGCGGGGCGGCCCGCGACGTGGCGTCGGCCTACCTGGCGCCAGCGCTGCTGCTTCGCGACCTGGACCGCACTGGCGAAGCGATCCGGCTGCTGGAGCAGGGTGCGGCCCGGGGGCTTGGCAGCGCAGACATCTACGAGCAACTGGCCCTCCTGCGGCTGGCCGACGGTCAGGCGGGGGAGGCGCTGGCGGCCGCCTCGGCGGCCGCGGCCGAGAACGTCACGAGTCCCGGCCTCGACCTCGCCCGCGGGCTGGCGCTGGCGCGCGATCCGAGCCGCCGCGTGGAGGCCCTGGGCTACCTGCAACGCGCTCTCGACGTTGGTGTAGGCGAGGCGGTCGTCGTGCGTCTGGAAGCGGCGGACCTTCTCGTGGCCGAAGCACGCTACCCGGAAGCGCTCGAACACCTGCGCGTCGCCGCGGAACTGGCGCCGGAGGAACCGGAAGTGGTCTACCGGCTCGGGCGGACGCTTGCCGCCGCCGGAGACCGGCAAGCCGCCCAAGCGGCGCTCGACCGCTACCGGTCGCTCGAGGAGGCCGGGGAACGTGCGGCGGAGAGTGAGCGTCTGGCCTCCACGGGGACGGTGTCGGCCCTGTCGGAGGCGCAACGGTTGGCGGCGGCTGGCGACCTGGAAACCGCCCTTGAACGCCTGGCGGGCGTGCCGGGACGCCTGGACGATCCGCGTGCCGCGGACGTTCACTCTCTGCGGGCCAAGGTGCTGTTCTCCCTGGGTCGGGCCGCCGATGCCGCGGCCAGCGCTCGTGAGGCGCGCCGACTTGAACCGAACCGGGTCGAGCACCACTACCTGGAGGGGATGTTCCTGCACACGAGTGGGCGTGCCGAGGGCGCCGCGTCCGCGCTTCAACGCGCCCTGGCGCTCGATCCCGATCTCGGCGAGGCCCACGCCCTTCTCGGCATGATCGCCGCGGAGGCCGGCCTACACGCCGAGGCCGCCGAGCGGATGGAGAGGGCGCTCGACCTCGGGCTCGACGACAACCCGCCGCTCCGTTTCAATTATGCCCGAGTGCTCGAGGCTCTGGGGCGCAGCGAAGAGGCGAGCGCGCAGATGGAGGTGTACGAGCGCTTGCGAGCAGACGGGCCGCCGTAG
- a CDS encoding VOC family protein, which translates to MLGYCTIGVNDMDRATAFYDALLGELGAKTMFDMGRIKGYGVAPGQPMLAICIPYNEEPQVPGNGNMVAIAAASQEQVNQLHARALELGGTDEGAPGTRVATFYGGYVRDLDGNKLCFFKMG; encoded by the coding sequence ATGTTGGGATACTGCACGATCGGCGTGAACGACATGGACCGGGCAACGGCCTTCTACGATGCGCTGCTCGGCGAGCTGGGCGCGAAGACGATGTTCGACATGGGCCGGATCAAGGGCTACGGCGTCGCGCCCGGACAGCCGATGCTCGCCATCTGCATTCCCTACAACGAGGAGCCGCAGGTACCCGGAAACGGGAACATGGTGGCGATCGCCGCGGCTTCGCAGGAGCAGGTCAACCAGCTCCATGCCAGGGCGCTCGAGCTGGGCGGCACCGACGAGGGCGCGCCCGGAACGCGGGTGGCCACGTTCTATGGCGGCTATGTGCGGGACCTGGACGGCAACAAGCTCTGCTTCTTCAAGATGGGCTGA